The following proteins come from a genomic window of Macaca fascicularis isolate 582-1 chromosome 8, T2T-MFA8v1.1:
- the DCAF13 gene encoding LOW QUALITY PROTEIN: DDB1- and CUL4-associated factor 13 (The sequence of the model RefSeq protein was modified relative to this genomic sequence to represent the inferred CDS: inserted 2 bases in 1 codon; deleted 1 base in 1 codon; substituted 1 base at 1 genomic stop codon) translates to MQWPPPWRRSPLLSASPPPGPAKGFLRPRRVSEAADSSTEGAXMGRSHYVTPAESAMEGRWQPRPTLRPASPTNAPAHRRGRHCTAXEPPLANVCRQNYGAPQDPVEPAGLRSAGHVTGSSLGKAEVACGSRRRWAELVPESSWSPAVGASKMKVKMLSRNPDNYVRETKLDLQRVPRNYDPTLHPFEVPREYVRALNATKLERVFAKPFLASLDGHRDGVNCLAKHPKNLATILSGACDGEVRIWNLTQRNCIRTIQAHEGFVRGICTRFCGTSFFTVGDDKTVKQWKMDGPGYGEEEEPLHTILGKTVYTGIDHHWKEAVFATCGQQVDIWDEQRTNPICSMTWGFDSISSVKFNPVETFLLGSCASDRNIVLYDMRQATPLKKVILDMRTNTICWNPMEAFIFTAANEDYNLYTFDMRALDTPVMVHMDHVSAVLDVDYSPTGKEFVSASFDKSIRIFPVDKSRSREVYHTKRMQHVICVKWTSDSKYIMCGSDEMNIRLWKANASEKLGVLTSREKAAKDYNQKLKEKFQHYPHIKRIARHRHLPKSIYSQIQEQRIMKEARRRKEVNRIKHSKPGSVPIVSEKKKHIVAVVK, encoded by the exons ATGCAGTGGCCGCCACCGTGGCGACGGTCGCCCCTTTTGAGCGCAAGTCCACCTCCGGGACCGGCGAAAGGATTCTTACGCCCACGGCGCGTGAGCGAAGCCGCA GACTCTAGCACTGAGGGGGCATGAATGGGGCGCAGCCACTACGTCACGCCGGCGGAAAGCGCGATGGAAGGGAGGTGGCAGCCTCGGCCGACTCTCCGCCCTGCCTCGCCCACAAATGCGCCAGCGCACAGACGCGGAAGACACTGCACAGC AGAACCGCCCCTTGCTAACGTTTGCCGGCAAAACTACGGAGCGCCGCAGGATCCAGTTGAGCCAGCCGGCCTCCGCTCCGCGGGTCACGTGACTGGAAGTAGTCTGGGGAAAGCGGAAGTCGCATGTGGGAGTAGGCGGCGGTGGGCGGAACTCGTACCGGAGAGCTCGTGGAGTCCGGCCGTAGGAGCAAGCAAGATGAAGGTGAAGATGCTGAGCCGGAATCCGGACAATTATGTCCGCGAAACCAAGTTGGACTTACAGAGAG TTCCGAGAAACTATGATCCTACTTTACATCCTTTTGAGGTCCCACGAGAATATGTAAGAGCTTTAAATGCTACCAAACTGGAACGAGTATTTGCAAAACCATTCCTTGCGTCTCTGGATGGTCACCGTGATGGAGTCAATTGCTTGGCAAAGCATCCAAAGAACCTGGCTACTATCCTTTCTGGGGCATGCGATGGAGAG GTTAGAATTTGGAACCTGACTCAGCGGAATTGTATCCGTACAATACAAGCACATGAAGGCTTTGTACGAGGAATATGTACTCGCTTTTGTGGgacttcttttttcact GTTGGTGATGACAAAACTGTGAAGCAGTGGAAAATGGATGGGCCAGGCTATGGAGAGGAGGAAGAGCCATTACATACGATATTAGGAAAG acAGTCTATACTGGGATTGATCatcactggaaagaagctgtttTTGCCACATGTGGACAGCAAGTAGACATTTGGGATGAACAAAGAACTAATCCTATATGTTCAATGACCTGGGGATTTGACAGTATAAGTAGTGTTAAATTTAACCCAGTTGAg ACTTTTCTCTTGGGAAGTTGTGCATCTGACAGGAATATAGTACTGTACGATATGAGGCAAGCTACTCCTTTGAAAAAG GTTATCTTAGATATGAGAACAAATACAATCTGTTGGAACCCTATGGAAGCTTTCATTTTTACAGCAGCAAATGAAGATTATAA CTTATATACTTTTGATATGCGTGCACTGGACACTCCTGTAATGGTCCATATGGATCATGTATCTGCAGTGCTTGATGTGGATTACTCTCCCACTGGGAAGGAGTTTGTGTCTGCTAGTTTCGATAAATCTATTCGAATCTTTCCTGTAGACAAAAGTCGAAGCAG GGAGGTATATCACACAAAGAGAATGCAGCATGTTATCTGTGTAAAATGGACTTCCGACAGCAAGTATATTATGTGTGGATCTGATGAAATGAACATTCGCCTGTGGAAAGCTAATGCTTCTGAAAAATTGGGTGTG cTTACATCACGAGAAAAAGCAGCCAAAGATTATAACCAGAAATTGAAGGAAAAATTTCAGCATTATCCTCATATAAAACGTATAGCTCGTCATCGACATCTACCAAAATCTATCTACAGCCAGATTCAGGAACAGCGCATCATGAAAGAAGCTCGTCGACGAAA ggAAGTGAATCGTATTAAACACAGCAAGCCTGGATCTGTGCCAATTGTGTCAGAGAAGAAGAAACATATAGTGGCAGTTGTAAAATAA